In Arthrobacter sp. CDRTa11, one DNA window encodes the following:
- a CDS encoding anthrone oxygenase family protein has product MIHVAAVIGAGLVGGVYAAFSTMVMPALGRLNEQDATAAMVSINRAAERGPFILIFGSAAAAAIGLAVTAAPRESGVDLVVAGASLASTIVTLGVNVPLNRRLEREGAAFWAVYRRRWTASNTVRAALATTAVLVAGTHWVGDTIP; this is encoded by the coding sequence ATGATCCACGTGGCCGCCGTTATTGGGGCGGGGCTGGTAGGTGGCGTCTACGCGGCGTTTTCAACAATGGTGATGCCGGCGCTCGGACGCCTCAATGAACAGGATGCCACCGCCGCTATGGTCAGCATCAACAGAGCGGCCGAACGCGGCCCATTTATCCTGATCTTCGGATCCGCCGCCGCAGCAGCCATCGGACTAGCCGTAACAGCAGCACCGCGGGAATCCGGCGTCGACCTGGTGGTCGCAGGAGCATCCTTGGCCAGCACGATAGTGACCCTGGGAGTCAACGTTCCACTCAACCGGCGGCTCGAACGAGAAGGCGCAGCTTTCTGGGCGGTTTACCGTCGCCGCTGGACGGCTTCAAACACAGTGCGCGCCGCGCTAGCCACCACGGCAGTGCTCGTTGCAGGCACACATTGGGTTGGGGACACGATCCCCTAA